The window GGGCACCCGCAAATTGACCAGCGCTGCGTTGAACTCGTTGTTGCCGGGTGGTCCGCGAGTGACCAGCGCTTGCGCGACGGTGATCTGGTGGATCAGTTAATATTCTGGCTTACGGTGCTTTGGGAGAAAGTGAACCAGCTTTCTAGTTAGCCATTTGGGCTCAAGCGTGCGGCTGATGTTTCAGTCGAATATGCGATTCCAGTCGACTCCTATTATTTCTCTTCCGTCAAAAATTCAGTTAATAATTCATTCAGTTGGATTATTCTGGTTTTAACTTGCGCTTTTTCTGCACCACTTAATTCTTTATAACCGCGCATGTAGGGCCAGCCATAGCCCCAGCGGTACCAGGTAGGAAAATAGGGCGCTCCACCCAGTTGGACTCCGAGATGCATAATATAGGAGAGGTTTTCTTCGCCTAGATCAGCGACGCAGCGCTGAAGCTGTCCGTCGGCTAGGATACGTTCGTTTTCCGAGCCGCCTTTCCAGTAAGCGTAATCGTGACGAATACAGCACTCCATCCACTTTACATGGTCTTTCGTATCCCCATCTGGAAAAAGGCTACAGCCATCGGTAGTAAACGGCTTCAACTCGGCGGCAGTCGCGGTAGCTGAAATTGCGCAGATTAATATTAACAGTACTTTCATAGGGCCTCTAAAAGAATGGTGAGCCTGTGCGAATGTTAAACCTTATCGGGGCAGGTCAAGGTTGCGCTTCATAAAATACGCTAACCAGTGGTATCCGAATGGTTAGCCAGCATGCGACTTTCGGTAATCGCTTTTGGCGTACTACGATTCTATCTAATGTTGCGGCCTGTGGGCAGTGACGCGAGCTGTGGCGCTGAACAGCACTATCTGGCGATGCCGGTGCTTGCGACATAACGGTTGGTTGTTATATCCAGGGTCGTTTTTTTCGGGGAGCGATGGCTTACCGATTCTACGATTGCGCTGTTGATATGGGGTGGGTTACTGCTGAACTTGACAGTGGCAGTGCTTATTTTGGTTCGGGCGAGAAACCTGACGGAGCAGGGGGTACTATGGCCTGGCAGTCGGGCCGAACCCTATTCACTGCCGTATTCGCTTGCCAACATAGAATAAATGGCGTGGTTTACGTACTTGGAATACAGCCATTCACACTCGCGTAGAGTCGCTTCATAGGTAAAGCCAAGGCGTTCCGCTATCGCGCGACTTCGCGCGTTATTTTCTGCACAGTGTATTTCCAATTTATTTAAAGCGTACTGCTGGAACCCGATGTCGAGCAGCGTTTTTACCACAGATGTCATAATTCCTTGCCCGGTATATTTTTCGGCGAGCCAATAGCCGATAGCGCTTGTTCGGTTATGCTTGTCAACGGGATGAAAACCAGCAACACCGCAGAGCCGACTCCTATAAAAAACGGCAAAATTGGGAGCGCCGCCAGCGCTGGATTCTGTGATAGTGGAGCGAATATAACTTCTCGTATCCTCACTGGATCGAATCGTATCCAACCAGGGCAACCATTCTCGCAAGTAGTCGCGATTAGCTTCTGTAAGTCGGAACAGCGCGTGCGTATGTTCAAAACTTAGCTGCTGGATGTACACGTCGGCTGAAATAATGTAGTCCATATCTGTTGGTGTGAATTTGCTGAAGAATGAATCGAATTAAAGCCTGGACTCCAGTAGCTCTCTAAGAGGCGTTGGCAAAAATACCCGGCACTTGTCTGTAATAGCTTTCTCGTGCTTCTGCCAAACAATGCCCAGGTAGATAACACCTAAACCAATCAATGTTAATGATATTGGGAATCCCCAGCTGTTTTTGAACACGTCTGATGCCAGGTGAGAGAGATACAAACAGATTCCGATAGCGCCGAATATAACGAATACCCGTCTTAGCAGTAGCGCGCCCACGCCAATCATCGCCAGGTTGGTACAGCAATAAAAAAACTTGGACCATTCACTGCTTGAGTTTTGCAGTGATAAGCCTCCCCAAAACGCTATTACGCCAAATAAGTAAACCCAGAATGCGTAGTCGGCGTTATGCTTGGAGCGTATATCAATCCAAAACGCCAGGCCGAGCATAAGTAGCCCGCTATACATCGAAACAATTTTTCGCAATTCCCAGGAATAGTCGTCGCCAGTAATTATTACCGCAATATCCATTGTCATGTACCACAAGGTCACAGCGATGGGCATAACCATGAAGGGATATTGAAGTCGCCAGACCAAAATAACGCCTGCGGCGAGAGTGCCCAGTTCCATATAGAGCCAGTGCCATTTTACCTGTCGATGATAGTCCCGGTAGACACTTTCGTCGGGCCAGACCCCAAGCCATTGTTGGAGCCCGTAGATAGCAAGCGGTGTAATACACACCACAAACGTACCGCAAATACCTGCCGGAATGACAAGCTGACGGGCCGAGAACGTATTGGTCAGCAGCAACCCAATAAATGCGTATATCGCCGATATCACAACGATCCCGGCTCCACCGTAGGTTTCCCAACCCAAGGTCATAAACAGCGTCATGGCACCGATAGCGACAAGGCCACCGAGGTAGTAAAGTACGTGAGTAAAAGTAAATTGAGGCGTATTCTCAAATTCGCGGTTAAAAAATGCATATAGGTCTTCTACTTGCCGGCTCGTTATAATTCCTTCGCGCTCGGCTTTTACGAGTTTTTCCTTTGTGATCTTCACCAGCCAGCCCTTTTGTGTAGTGTTGTGTACTGTTGTGTGGTGCGGTACGAGAATCAAGAACGTTTTTAGAATGATAGTGGGAGTGGTCGAGCCCTTGGCTTTTTCATCGCTGTCTGTCAGTTACGCATGTCTACGTTGTCAAATCAGGCGGGATAGCGCGCTCCTCGCTCAGGTTGCGCAGTTAAGTTTCCAAGGTACATTAAAGCGGTCGATAACTATAGCGTAACAAGGCGACCAAAATGTATTTTGCGGTGGCAAAATTACCTTTCCGCCACATGATAACTG of the Teredinibacter turnerae T7901 genome contains:
- a CDS encoding GNAT family N-acetyltransferase, whose translation is MDYIISADVYIQQLSFEHTHALFRLTEANRDYLREWLPWLDTIRSSEDTRSYIRSTITESSAGGAPNFAVFYRSRLCGVAGFHPVDKHNRTSAIGYWLAEKYTGQGIMTSVVKTLLDIGFQQYALNKLEIHCAENNARSRAIAERLGFTYEATLRECEWLYSKYVNHAIYSMLASEYGSE